GTAAGCCGATCCCCCTGGCGTAGTTTGGGTCGAAAATAGAAATCTTAAATTCTTTGAAGAATAGGGAGGAGAGTACAATGATTAAGAGAGATCCCACCGCAATTACTTGAATATCGCTCTTAACCATAGCAGCTGCCTGCCCGAATATGAAATCCTCAAGGCCGCTTTGATTGCCTTTTGCGTGCTTTGTTATATAGGTTAGCAACATAATTCCAAGTCCAAAGAAAACGGATAACACGACGCCAATAGAGGCATCCGTCTTGATCCTTGAATGTTTCACGATGGCTTGAATAAAGTATGTGGCAAGTAATCCTGTTGTAGCAGCCCCTAGTAGAAAGAGGGGAATCGATTTAACGCCAAATAATAGAAAAGCTAAGCAGACGCCAGGAAGTGTCGCATGAGCCATGGCGTCTCCTATCAGACTTTGTTTTTTGAGTAGAACGAAACTACCAATTAAACCACTAGCAAAGCCAAGCAAGGAGGAGCCAGCTAATACCCATTGCGTGTTTGGGTTGGTTAATAGGCTTAAAAATTCACTCATGAATATTATCCTCCTTGGGTAAGAATAGGACCATTTCCTAAAAAGGATATGGCTCCTCCATAAGTTCGTTCCAGGTTATCAAGCGTGAAAACACTCTCTGTTGGTCCATAGTCCACTGGGGTTTTGTTAAGCAGCAGACAATGGTCAAAATAGTCTTTTACAGTCTGCAGGTCATGATGGACGACCAGGACTGTTTTGCCTTGTTCACGCCATTCTTGTAGCAGCTTCATAATGGCTTTCTCCGTTGCGGCGTCTACGCCTGCGAATGGTTCATCCATGAAATAAATTTGAGCATCTTGTGCTAGTGCACGGGCTAAGAAAACACGCTGCTGTTGTCCTCCAGATAGTTGACTAATTTGTCGGTTAGCAAATTCTTTCATACCGACTTTTTCAAGACACTCATAGGCGAATTGTACTTCTTTTTTATTTGGGCGACGGATCCAACCAATATGGCCATAGCGGCCCATGAGAACTACATCTAATGCATTTGTGGGGAAATCCCAATCTACTTCACTTCTCTGTGGAACGTAGCCAATTAAATTACGCTGTTTTTTATATGGTTTCCCGTACACCGTTACATCCCCTGATAGACGAGGAATCAGATGCAGAATCGACTTAATTAAGGTGGATTTTCCTGCCCCGTTTGGTCCGATAATTCCAGTTAACGTTCCTTCTGGAATGGTGAAATTCACATTTTCTAGGACGGGCTGTCGTTCATAGGTTACAGCCAGGTTTTGAATTTCGATAGCTTTCATATAAGCATCTCCTTTCTTGGTAAGGCTGAAGGTACAGAAACAAATTTATTACTTCAATGCACTTACAATCGTCTCGATATTGTGTCTGAACATGCCAATATAGGTTCCTTCTTCAGTATCAGCTGGGCCCATCGCATCGGAATAAAGTTCTCCGCCGATTTTTAGGTTATGACCCTCTGCTTTAGCACCCTCTACTACAGCATTAATTGACCTTTTGTTTACACTACTTTCTACAAAGACTGCTTTAATATTTCTCTCAGAAACGGTATCGATAATACGCTGCACATCTTTTAATCCATATTCTGATTCTGTGCTTAATCCCTGCAGTCCCATCACTTCTAGTCCATATGCTTTACCAAAGTAATGAAACGCGTCATGGGCGGTGACGAGTACGCGGCTCTCTTCTGGAATTTGAGAAATTTGCTCTTTAGCATAAGTATGCGTTTCGTCTAATTTTTGTTTATATTTTTCTGCTTGTTTTTCATAATACGCTTGGTTTTCAGGGTCTAAATCGCTAAGACCTTTGGTCACTTCGTCAACAGCATACTTCCATAAGTTAATATCAAACCAGACGTGAGGATCTGGAATGTCCGGGTTGGCCGGGTCAGCATCAAGCATATCCTCTGGAATGGCTTCTGCTACAGCGTGCGTAGGTTTTTCGGAGCGCATTTTTGCGAATACATCGTTCATTTGGCCTTCTAAGTGATGTCCGTTATAGAAGATCACATCCGCTTTTTGTAAGTTTTCAATATCACTCGTAGTGGCTTTATACGTATGCGGGTCCGTTCCAGGCCCCATTAAGCTCTTAACATTGACATGTTCACCGCCTATGTTTTCAGCAATATCACCGATTTGAGCTATGGTAGTAACAACCTTTACTTTTTCATCTCCTGATGTGTCGTCTGAAGCATTACACCCAACTAAAGCAATCATTGTTAGGAATGCTATGGTTATTAATTTCTTCATGTTTCCTATGTCCTCCCTTTTTGTACATGTTAATAAAAGTTTCCTTTATGCAAAAAAATAATTAAAAAAATGACTTTTCGTTAGCTCTATAAAGATATGAGCGAAGTAGAAAAGTGTGCGTGTTTTTTAAAAAATTAACTCGAGCTATAAAAGTTTCCTTAGTGCAAAATATATAGATAAATCAAAACGTTGTCAACAGTCTGGCATAAACTAAATCTTATGGATGGTTTTTTATACGTTAAAATGAATAAAAAGTCTGTTTTTAAAGTTTTTATTCATAATTATTGAATACTTATACTTTTGGCGTTATAATCATACATAATATAATAACCAAGGGAGAAGGAAAGGGGACTTATGATGAACAAAACATGTGTGTTAGCTTATTCCGGAGGGTTAGATACTTCCGTTTCAATTAAATGGCTTCAAGAGAAGTACGGATACGATGTGATTGCGCTTGGTCTTAGTGTGGGGGAAGGGAAAGACATGGAAGCGGTCCGTCAGAAAGCGTTAGATGTGGGAGCTGTAAAGGCGATTATGATTGATGCAAAAGAAGAGTTAGCGGAAGATTTTCTTTTGCCTGCGTTAAAAGCAAATGCAATGTATGAAGGGAAGTATCCATTGTCATCAGCACTGTCTCGTCCATTGATTGCCAAAAAACTTGTTGAGATTGCTCATCAAGAGGGCGCAGAGGCGGTCGCTCATGGGTGTACAGGGAAAGGAAATGATCAGGTTCGGTTTGAAGTTGCTATTCAGGGATTAGACCCAGATCTTGAAGTGATTGCACCCGTTCGA
The nucleotide sequence above comes from Pontibacillus chungwhensis. Encoded proteins:
- a CDS encoding metal ABC transporter permease, which produces MSEFLSLLTNPNTQWVLAGSSLLGFASGLIGSFVLLKKQSLIGDAMAHATLPGVCLAFLLFGVKSIPLFLLGAATTGLLATYFIQAIVKHSRIKTDASIGVVLSVFFGLGIMLLTYITKHAKGNQSGLEDFIFGQAAAMVKSDIQVIAVGSLLIIVLSSLFFKEFKISIFDPNYARGIGLPVSVFNFVLMALVVGVVVVGIQMVGVVLIAALLITPPLAARYWTDRLGKMGVIAGLFGAVSGVTGTLISTAGEGLPTGPLIVLCASFIFVLSLLFGASKGVIIKAVRQT
- a CDS encoding metal ABC transporter ATP-binding protein; the encoded protein is MKAIEIQNLAVTYERQPVLENVNFTIPEGTLTGIIGPNGAGKSTLIKSILHLIPRLSGDVTVYGKPYKKQRNLIGYVPQRSEVDWDFPTNALDVVLMGRYGHIGWIRRPNKKEVQFAYECLEKVGMKEFANRQISQLSGGQQQRVFLARALAQDAQIYFMDEPFAGVDAATEKAIMKLLQEWREQGKTVLVVHHDLQTVKDYFDHCLLLNKTPVDYGPTESVFTLDNLERTYGGAISFLGNGPILTQGG
- a CDS encoding metal ABC transporter solute-binding protein, Zn/Mn family produces the protein MKKLITIAFLTMIALVGCNASDDTSGDEKVKVVTTIAQIGDIAENIGGEHVNVKSLMGPGTDPHTYKATTSDIENLQKADVIFYNGHHLEGQMNDVFAKMRSEKPTHAVAEAIPEDMLDADPANPDIPDPHVWFDINLWKYAVDEVTKGLSDLDPENQAYYEKQAEKYKQKLDETHTYAKEQISQIPEESRVLVTAHDAFHYFGKAYGLEVMGLQGLSTESEYGLKDVQRIIDTVSERNIKAVFVESSVNKRSINAVVEGAKAEGHNLKIGGELYSDAMGPADTEEGTYIGMFRHNIETIVSALK